ATACCAGACCCGACACAAACAGGACCGGCAACTCCGGCCGCTGGATGCGTAACAGATGGGCCAATTGCGGTCCGGACATCTTCGGCATCACGATATCCGCCACCAGAATGGATATCTGATCGCTATTTTCATCGAACAACGCCATCGCCTGTTCGCCGTTTTCAGCATAGAGCACCCGATACCCGTGCATCTCTAACATCTGGCCGGTCACATGGCACACGGCTGCGTCGTCATCGACGACCAAGACCGTCCCCTGCGTGGTGGATTCTCCCGTCGCACTCGGCTGCACACAACCCGAACCGTTCATGGCACCTCCTTGCGTAAACCGCTCAACATGTACCATGGAAGCCAGGAGGAACCAAGGACAAGATGGGTTTTGACCGGCACGGACTCGCGCTACTGGATTCCGGCAAACCGGCTCCAGAGGCTGATCGCCATCCACAGCACGAAGG
The window above is part of the Nitrospira sp. genome. Proteins encoded here:
- a CDS encoding response regulator, which translates into the protein MNGSGCVQPSATGESTTQGTVLVVDDDAAVCHVTGQMLEMHGYRVLYAENGEQAMALFDENSDQISILVADIVMPKMSGPQLAHLLRIQRPELPVLFVSGLVSYSNFEGVMGGWMLKKPYSPSMLASKVRDVLATVESKSEMAS